A window from Schistocerca gregaria isolate iqSchGreg1 chromosome 8, iqSchGreg1.2, whole genome shotgun sequence encodes these proteins:
- the LOC126284240 gene encoding uncharacterized transmembrane protein DDB_G0289901-like isoform X6 produces MTVKALVSLAIVACCGFVHAQQASDCASMCRSIAPPGFLIPSGPQSIFGFGRAGHAKKHGAAQRSSVHHGAASRQSGSSNSEACENLCKSLEQGMGNGREFTCPTFCNGFSGSSGRSVPSARSIHKHAGSRSAHALKKHRGVRSVMPLPLAAQQSRQQRQDNGVTEFCNAVCPTLTEIFFPGFLIPGGSAGGSGGTSSSGGSYGSGGSADSSGGSSATTGGADDSTGSANGQSGSTGGSTESSGSGVTTGGSSGSSGGSGGSEDSTGSSTGSTDGSRGSTGSSAGYTDGSGASNDGTTGSSTSGSTTGGSSGSTDGSGASNDGSTGSSTSGSTTGGSSGSTGSSGGSDDSSGSTHGSGGSTGNSGGSDDSTGGSSGSTDGSGASNDGTTGSSSSGSTTEGSSGSTGSSGGSDDSTGGSTGSNGGATESSSSGGSTDGSSGSTGSSSGSHDSNGSSSGSTGDSSSSDDGSSGSSSSGFTTDGSSGSSHGSDDSTTSSNESSDDITGSSGSDATTDGSGGTTGSSDGLGVSSSGQGGSDDGSVSSGGGENYPDIDICLFEPRKSAGERKAASKSSSSVKSTATRHGGKERKRINAAARSGHKHGSKTSASRAHRRQHTAHGH; encoded by the exons ATGACGGTGAAGGCTCTAGTCTCGTTAGCCATCGTCGCCTGTTGTG GATTCGTCCACGCCCAGCAG GCGAGCGACTGCGCCAGCATGTGCAGGAGCATCGCACCTCCTGGGTTCCTGATTCCATCGGGGCCTCAGTCAATTTTTG GCTTCGGGCGCGCCGGCCACGCTAAGAAACATGGTGCAGCGCAGCGCTCCTCTGTGCACCACGGAGCGGCCAGCCGCCAGAGCGGGTCGTCCAACAGCGAAGCCTGCGAGAACCTGTGCAAGAGCCTCGAGCAGGGTATGGGCAATGGACGG GAATTCACTTGTCCAACCTTCTGCAATGGTTTCAGCGGGTCTTCTGGGCGATCTGTTCCCTCAGCACGAAGCATACATAAGCATG CCGGTAGCCGCTCGGCTCACGCCCTGAAGAAACACCGCGGCGTACGTTCGGTGATGCCGCTCCCGCTCGCTGCCCAACAATCCCGCCAGCAGCGACAAGACAACGGCGTAACAGAATTCTGCAACGCCGTGTGCCCTACGCTTACG GAGATTTTTTTCCCGGGCTTTCTAATACCAGGCGGATCAGCAGGTGGATCAGGAGGAACAAGTAGCTCAGGTGGTTCCTATGGGTCTGGCGGCTCAGCTGACAGTTCAGGTGGATCAAGTGCAACCACTGGTGGAGCTGATGACTCTACTGGCTCTGCAAATGGCCAAAGTGGCTCTACTGGCGGATCCACGGAATCTTCAGGTTCTGGTGTGACTACTGGCGGTTCAAGCGGATCCTCAGGCGGCTCTGGTGGATCAGAAGACTCTACTGGCAGTTCTACTGGGTCTACTGATGGTTCTA GAGGCTCTACTGGCAGTTCTGCTGGGTATACAGATGGCTCTGGTGCATCTAATGATGGGACGACAGGATCTTCAACTTCTGGCTCGACTACAGGGGGTTCAAGCGGATCTACAG ATGGCTCTGGTGCATCTAATGATGGATCGACCGGGTCTTCAACTTCTGGCTCGACTACAGGGGGTTCAAGCGGATCTACAGGTAGCTCTGGTGGATCAGACGACTCTAGTGGTAGTACACATGGTTCAGGTGGGTCTACAGGCAACTCTGGTGGATCAGACGACTCTACTGGCGGTTCTTCTGGGTCGACAGATGGCTCTGGTGCATCTAATGATGGAACGACCGGATCTTCAAGTTCTGGCTCGACTACAGAAGGTTCAAGTGGATCTACAGGCAGCTCTGGTGGATCAGACGACTCTACTGGCGGTTCTACTGGTTCCAATGGTGGAGCCACTGAATCATCAAGTTCTGGTGGGAGTACAGATGGTTCAAGCGGATCTACAGGCAGCTCCAGTGGATCACATGACTCTAATGGCAGCTCTAGTGGGTCTACAGGTGACTCTAGTTCTTCTGATGATGGATCCAGCGGTTCTTCAAGTTCTGGTTTCACTACAGATGGTTCAAGCGGCAGTTCTCATGGGTCAGATGACTCCACTACTAGTTCTAATGAATCTAGTGATGACATTACAGGATCATCAGGTTCTGATGCAACTACAGATGGTTCAGGTGGAACAACTGGTAGCTCTGACGGATTAGGTGTCTCCAGCAGTGGGCAAGGTGGATCTGATGATGGATCAGTCAGTTCCGGCGGTGGAGAGAATTATCCTGATATCGACATCTGCCTCTTCGAGCCGAGGAAAAGTGCAGGTGAACGCAAAGCAGCATCGAAGTCAAGTTCGTCAGTAAAATCTACAGCAACAAGACatggaggaaaggaaaggaagagaataAATGCGGCTGCCAGATCTGGTCACAAACATGGATCGAAAACTTCAGCTTCCAGAGCACATCGAAGACAACATACAGCACATGGTCACTAA
- the LOC126284240 gene encoding secreted protein C-like isoform X4 — translation MTVKALVSLAIVACCGFVHAQQASDCASMCRSIAPPGFLIPSGPQSIFGFGRAGHAKKHGAAQRSSVHHGAASRQSGSSNSEACENLCKSLEQGMGNGREFTCPTFCNGFSGSSGRSVPSARSIHKHAGSRSAHALKKHRGVRSVMPLPLAAQQSRQQRQDNGVTEFCNAVCPTLTEIFFPGFLIPGGSAGGSGGTSSSGGSYGSGGSADSSGGSSATTGGADDSTGSANGQSGSTGGSTESSGSGVTTGGSSGSSGGSGGSEDSTGSSTGSTDGSSASNDGASGSSNSGETADGSGGSTGASGGSGGSTGSSAGYTDGSGASNDGTTGSSTSGSTTGGSSGSTGNSDGSDDSSGSTHGSSGSTGSSGGSDDSTGGSSGSTDGSGASNDGSTGSSTSGSTTGGSSGSTGSSGGSDDSTGGSTGSNGGATESSSSGGSTDGSSGSTGSSSGSHDSNGSSSGSTGDSSSSDDGSSGSSSSGFTTDGSSGSSHGSDDSTTSSNESSDDITGSSGSDATTDGSGGTTGSSDGLGVSSSGQGGSDDGSVSSGGGENYPDIDICLFEPRKSAGERKAASKSSSSVKSTATRHGGKERKRINAAARSGHKHGSKTSASRAHRRQHTAHGH, via the exons ATGACGGTGAAGGCTCTAGTCTCGTTAGCCATCGTCGCCTGTTGTG GATTCGTCCACGCCCAGCAG GCGAGCGACTGCGCCAGCATGTGCAGGAGCATCGCACCTCCTGGGTTCCTGATTCCATCGGGGCCTCAGTCAATTTTTG GCTTCGGGCGCGCCGGCCACGCTAAGAAACATGGTGCAGCGCAGCGCTCCTCTGTGCACCACGGAGCGGCCAGCCGCCAGAGCGGGTCGTCCAACAGCGAAGCCTGCGAGAACCTGTGCAAGAGCCTCGAGCAGGGTATGGGCAATGGACGG GAATTCACTTGTCCAACCTTCTGCAATGGTTTCAGCGGGTCTTCTGGGCGATCTGTTCCCTCAGCACGAAGCATACATAAGCATG CCGGTAGCCGCTCGGCTCACGCCCTGAAGAAACACCGCGGCGTACGTTCGGTGATGCCGCTCCCGCTCGCTGCCCAACAATCCCGCCAGCAGCGACAAGACAACGGCGTAACAGAATTCTGCAACGCCGTGTGCCCTACGCTTACG GAGATTTTTTTCCCGGGCTTTCTAATACCAGGCGGATCAGCAGGTGGATCAGGAGGAACAAGTAGCTCAGGTGGTTCCTATGGGTCTGGCGGCTCAGCTGACAGTTCAGGTGGATCAAGTGCAACCACTGGTGGAGCTGATGACTCTACTGGCTCTGCAAATGGCCAAAGTGGCTCTACTGGCGGATCCACGGAATCTTCAGGTTCTGGTGTGACTACTGGCGGTTCAAGCGGATCCTCAGGCGGCTCTGGTGGATCAGAAGACTCTACTGGCAGTTCTACTGGGTCTACTGATGGTTCTAGTGCTTCTAATGATGGAGCCTCCGGATCTTCAAATTCTGGTGAGACTGCAGATGGTTCAGGCGGATCGACAGGCGCCTCTGGTGGATCAGGAGGCTCTACTGGCAGTTCTGCTGGGTATACAGATGGCTCTGGTGCATCTAATGATGGGACGACAGGATCTTCAACTTCTGGCTCGACTACAGGGGGTTCAAGCGGATCTACAGGTAACTCTGATGGATCAGACGACTCTAGCGGTAGTACACATGGTTCAAGTGGGTCTACAGGCAGCTCTGGTGGATCAGATGACTCTACTGGCGGTTCTTCTGGGTCGACAGATGGCTCTGGTGCATCTAATGATGGATCGACCGGGTCTTCAACTTCTGGCTCGACTACAGGGG GTTCAAGTGGATCTACAGGCAGCTCTGGTGGATCAGACGACTCTACTGGCGGTTCTACTGGTTCCAATGGTGGAGCCACTGAATCATCAAGTTCTGGTGGGAGTACAGATGGTTCAAGCGGATCTACAGGCAGCTCCAGTGGATCACATGACTCTAATGGCAGCTCTAGTGGGTCTACAGGTGACTCTAGTTCTTCTGATGATGGATCCAGCGGTTCTTCAAGTTCTGGTTTCACTACAGATGGTTCAAGCGGCAGTTCTCATGGGTCAGATGACTCCACTACTAGTTCTAATGAATCTAGTGATGACATTACAGGATCATCAGGTTCTGATGCAACTACAGATGGTTCAGGTGGAACAACTGGTAGCTCTGACGGATTAGGTGTCTCCAGCAGTGGGCAAGGTGGATCTGATGATGGATCAGTCAGTTCCGGCGGTGGAGAGAATTATCCTGATATCGACATCTGCCTCTTCGAGCCGAGGAAAAGTGCAGGTGAACGCAAAGCAGCATCGAAGTCAAGTTCGTCAGTAAAATCTACAGCAACAAGACatggaggaaaggaaaggaagagaataAATGCGGCTGCCAGATCTGGTCACAAACATGGATCGAAAACTTCAGCTTCCAGAGCACATCGAAGACAACATACAGCACATGGTCACTAA
- the LOC126284240 gene encoding uncharacterized transmembrane protein DDB_G0289901-like isoform X3 — protein sequence MTVKALVSLAIVACCGFVHAQQASDCASMCRSIAPPGFLIPSGPQSIFGFGRAGHAKKHGAAQRSSVHHGAASRQSGSSNSEACENLCKSLEQGMGNGREFTCPTFCNGFSGSSGRSVPSARSIHKHAGSRSAHALKKHRGVRSVMPLPLAAQQSRQQRQDNGVTEFCNAVCPTLTEIFFPGFLIPGGSAGGSGGTSSSGGSYGSGGSADSSGGSSATTGGADDSTGSANGQSGSTGGSTESSGSGVTTGGSSGSSGGSGGSEDSTGSSTGSTDGSSASNDGASGSSNSGETADGSGGSTGASGGSGGSTGSSAGYTDGSGASNDGTTGSSTSGSTTGGSSGSTDGSGASNDGSTGSSTSGSTTGGSSGSTGSSGGSDDSSGSTHGSGGSTGNSGGSDDSTGGSSGSTDGSGASNDGTTGSSSSGSTTEGSSGSTGSSGGSDDSTGGSTGSNGGATESSSSGGSTDGSSGSTGSSSGSHDSNGSSSGSTGDSSSSDDGSSGSSSSGFTTDGSSGSSHGSDDSTTSSNESSDDITGSSGSDATTDGSGGTTGSSDGLGVSSSGQGGSDDGSVSSGGGENYPDIDICLFEPRKSAGERKAASKSSSSVKSTATRHGGKERKRINAAARSGHKHGSKTSASRAHRRQHTAHGH from the exons ATGACGGTGAAGGCTCTAGTCTCGTTAGCCATCGTCGCCTGTTGTG GATTCGTCCACGCCCAGCAG GCGAGCGACTGCGCCAGCATGTGCAGGAGCATCGCACCTCCTGGGTTCCTGATTCCATCGGGGCCTCAGTCAATTTTTG GCTTCGGGCGCGCCGGCCACGCTAAGAAACATGGTGCAGCGCAGCGCTCCTCTGTGCACCACGGAGCGGCCAGCCGCCAGAGCGGGTCGTCCAACAGCGAAGCCTGCGAGAACCTGTGCAAGAGCCTCGAGCAGGGTATGGGCAATGGACGG GAATTCACTTGTCCAACCTTCTGCAATGGTTTCAGCGGGTCTTCTGGGCGATCTGTTCCCTCAGCACGAAGCATACATAAGCATG CCGGTAGCCGCTCGGCTCACGCCCTGAAGAAACACCGCGGCGTACGTTCGGTGATGCCGCTCCCGCTCGCTGCCCAACAATCCCGCCAGCAGCGACAAGACAACGGCGTAACAGAATTCTGCAACGCCGTGTGCCCTACGCTTACG GAGATTTTTTTCCCGGGCTTTCTAATACCAGGCGGATCAGCAGGTGGATCAGGAGGAACAAGTAGCTCAGGTGGTTCCTATGGGTCTGGCGGCTCAGCTGACAGTTCAGGTGGATCAAGTGCAACCACTGGTGGAGCTGATGACTCTACTGGCTCTGCAAATGGCCAAAGTGGCTCTACTGGCGGATCCACGGAATCTTCAGGTTCTGGTGTGACTACTGGCGGTTCAAGCGGATCCTCAGGCGGCTCTGGTGGATCAGAAGACTCTACTGGCAGTTCTACTGGGTCTACTGATGGTTCTAGTGCTTCTAATGATGGAGCCTCCGGATCTTCAAATTCTGGTGAGACTGCAGATGGTTCAGGCGGATCGACAGGCGCCTCTGGTGGATCAGGAGGCTCTACTGGCAGTTCTGCTGGGTATACAGATGGCTCTGGTGCATCTAATGATGGGACGACAGGATCTTCAACTTCTGGCTCGACTACAGGGGGTTCAAGCGGATCTACAG ATGGCTCTGGTGCATCTAATGATGGATCGACCGGGTCTTCAACTTCTGGCTCGACTACAGGGGGTTCAAGCGGATCTACAGGTAGCTCTGGTGGATCAGACGACTCTAGTGGTAGTACACATGGTTCAGGTGGGTCTACAGGCAACTCTGGTGGATCAGACGACTCTACTGGCGGTTCTTCTGGGTCGACAGATGGCTCTGGTGCATCTAATGATGGAACGACCGGATCTTCAAGTTCTGGCTCGACTACAGAAGGTTCAAGTGGATCTACAGGCAGCTCTGGTGGATCAGACGACTCTACTGGCGGTTCTACTGGTTCCAATGGTGGAGCCACTGAATCATCAAGTTCTGGTGGGAGTACAGATGGTTCAAGCGGATCTACAGGCAGCTCCAGTGGATCACATGACTCTAATGGCAGCTCTAGTGGGTCTACAGGTGACTCTAGTTCTTCTGATGATGGATCCAGCGGTTCTTCAAGTTCTGGTTTCACTACAGATGGTTCAAGCGGCAGTTCTCATGGGTCAGATGACTCCACTACTAGTTCTAATGAATCTAGTGATGACATTACAGGATCATCAGGTTCTGATGCAACTACAGATGGTTCAGGTGGAACAACTGGTAGCTCTGACGGATTAGGTGTCTCCAGCAGTGGGCAAGGTGGATCTGATGATGGATCAGTCAGTTCCGGCGGTGGAGAGAATTATCCTGATATCGACATCTGCCTCTTCGAGCCGAGGAAAAGTGCAGGTGAACGCAAAGCAGCATCGAAGTCAAGTTCGTCAGTAAAATCTACAGCAACAAGACatggaggaaaggaaaggaagagaataAATGCGGCTGCCAGATCTGGTCACAAACATGGATCGAAAACTTCAGCTTCCAGAGCACATCGAAGACAACATACAGCACATGGTCACTAA
- the LOC126284240 gene encoding uncharacterized transmembrane protein DDB_G0289901-like isoform X1 encodes MTVKALVSLAIVACCGFVHAQQASDCASMCRSIAPPGFLIPSGPQSIFGFGRAGHAKKHGAAQRSSVHHGAASRQSGSSNSEACENLCKSLEQGMGNGREFTCPTFCNGFSGSSGRSVPSARSIHKHAGSRSAHALKKHRGVRSVMPLPLAAQQSRQQRQDNGVTEFCNAVCPTLTEIFFPGFLIPGGSAGGSGGTSSSGGSYGSGGSADSSGGSSATTGGADDSTGSANGQSGSTGGSTESSGSGVTTGGSSGSSGGSGGSEDSTGSSTGSTDGSSASNDGASGSSNSGETADGSGGSTGASGGSGGSTGSSAGYTDGSGASNDGTTGSSTSGSTTGGSSGSTGNSDGSDDSSGSTHGSSGSTGSSGGSDDSTGGSSGSTDGSGASNDGSTGSSTSGSTTGGSSGSTGSSGGSDDSSGSTHGSGGSTGNSGGSDDSTGGSSGSTDGSGASNDGTTGSSSSGSTTEGSSGSTGSSGGSDDSTGGSTGSNGGATESSSSGGSTDGSSGSTGSSSGSHDSNGSSSGSTGDSSSSDDGSSGSSSSGFTTDGSSGSSHGSDDSTTSSNESSDDITGSSGSDATTDGSGGTTGSSDGLGVSSSGQGGSDDGSVSSGGGENYPDIDICLFEPRKSAGERKAASKSSSSVKSTATRHGGKERKRINAAARSGHKHGSKTSASRAHRRQHTAHGH; translated from the exons ATGACGGTGAAGGCTCTAGTCTCGTTAGCCATCGTCGCCTGTTGTG GATTCGTCCACGCCCAGCAG GCGAGCGACTGCGCCAGCATGTGCAGGAGCATCGCACCTCCTGGGTTCCTGATTCCATCGGGGCCTCAGTCAATTTTTG GCTTCGGGCGCGCCGGCCACGCTAAGAAACATGGTGCAGCGCAGCGCTCCTCTGTGCACCACGGAGCGGCCAGCCGCCAGAGCGGGTCGTCCAACAGCGAAGCCTGCGAGAACCTGTGCAAGAGCCTCGAGCAGGGTATGGGCAATGGACGG GAATTCACTTGTCCAACCTTCTGCAATGGTTTCAGCGGGTCTTCTGGGCGATCTGTTCCCTCAGCACGAAGCATACATAAGCATG CCGGTAGCCGCTCGGCTCACGCCCTGAAGAAACACCGCGGCGTACGTTCGGTGATGCCGCTCCCGCTCGCTGCCCAACAATCCCGCCAGCAGCGACAAGACAACGGCGTAACAGAATTCTGCAACGCCGTGTGCCCTACGCTTACG GAGATTTTTTTCCCGGGCTTTCTAATACCAGGCGGATCAGCAGGTGGATCAGGAGGAACAAGTAGCTCAGGTGGTTCCTATGGGTCTGGCGGCTCAGCTGACAGTTCAGGTGGATCAAGTGCAACCACTGGTGGAGCTGATGACTCTACTGGCTCTGCAAATGGCCAAAGTGGCTCTACTGGCGGATCCACGGAATCTTCAGGTTCTGGTGTGACTACTGGCGGTTCAAGCGGATCCTCAGGCGGCTCTGGTGGATCAGAAGACTCTACTGGCAGTTCTACTGGGTCTACTGATGGTTCTAGTGCTTCTAATGATGGAGCCTCCGGATCTTCAAATTCTGGTGAGACTGCAGATGGTTCAGGCGGATCGACAGGCGCCTCTGGTGGATCAGGAGGCTCTACTGGCAGTTCTGCTGGGTATACAGATGGCTCTGGTGCATCTAATGATGGGACGACAGGATCTTCAACTTCTGGCTCGACTACAGGGGGTTCAAGCGGATCTACAGGTAACTCTGATGGATCAGACGACTCTAGCGGTAGTACACATGGTTCAAGTGGGTCTACAGGCAGCTCTGGTGGATCAGATGACTCTACTGGCGGTTCTTCTGGGTCGACAGATGGCTCTGGTGCATCTAATGATGGATCGACCGGGTCTTCAACTTCTGGCTCGACTACAGGGGGTTCAAGCGGATCTACAGGTAGCTCTGGTGGATCAGACGACTCTAGTGGTAGTACACATGGTTCAGGTGGGTCTACAGGCAACTCTGGTGGATCAGACGACTCTACTGGCGGTTCTTCTGGGTCGACAGATGGCTCTGGTGCATCTAATGATGGAACGACCGGATCTTCAAGTTCTGGCTCGACTACAGAAGGTTCAAGTGGATCTACAGGCAGCTCTGGTGGATCAGACGACTCTACTGGCGGTTCTACTGGTTCCAATGGTGGAGCCACTGAATCATCAAGTTCTGGTGGGAGTACAGATGGTTCAAGCGGATCTACAGGCAGCTCCAGTGGATCACATGACTCTAATGGCAGCTCTAGTGGGTCTACAGGTGACTCTAGTTCTTCTGATGATGGATCCAGCGGTTCTTCAAGTTCTGGTTTCACTACAGATGGTTCAAGCGGCAGTTCTCATGGGTCAGATGACTCCACTACTAGTTCTAATGAATCTAGTGATGACATTACAGGATCATCAGGTTCTGATGCAACTACAGATGGTTCAGGTGGAACAACTGGTAGCTCTGACGGATTAGGTGTCTCCAGCAGTGGGCAAGGTGGATCTGATGATGGATCAGTCAGTTCCGGCGGTGGAGAGAATTATCCTGATATCGACATCTGCCTCTTCGAGCCGAGGAAAAGTGCAGGTGAACGCAAAGCAGCATCGAAGTCAAGTTCGTCAGTAAAATCTACAGCAACAAGACatggaggaaaggaaaggaagagaataAATGCGGCTGCCAGATCTGGTCACAAACATGGATCGAAAACTTCAGCTTCCAGAGCACATCGAAGACAACATACAGCACATGGTCACTAA
- the LOC126284240 gene encoding uncharacterized transmembrane protein DDB_G0289901-like isoform X2, with protein MTVKALVSLAIVACCGFVHAQQASDCASMCRSIAPPGFLIPSGPQSIFGFGRAGHAKKHGAAQRSSVHHGAASRQSGSSNSEACENLCKSLEQGMGNGREFTCPTFCNGFSGSSGRSVPSARSIHKHAGSRSAHALKKHRGVRSVMPLPLAAQQSRQQRQDNGVTEFCNAVCPTLTEIFFPGFLIPGGSAGGSGGTSSSGGSYGSGGSADSSGGSSATTGGADDSTGSANGQSGSTGGSTESSGSGVTTGGSSGSSGGSGGSEDSTGSSTGSTDGSRGSTGSSAGYTDGSGASNDGTTGSSTSGSTTGGSSGSTGNSDGSDDSSGSTHGSSGSTGSSGGSDDSTGGSSGSTDGSGASNDGSTGSSTSGSTTGGSSGSTGSSGGSDDSSGSTHGSGGSTGNSGGSDDSTGGSSGSTDGSGASNDGTTGSSSSGSTTEGSSGSTGSSGGSDDSTGGSTGSNGGATESSSSGGSTDGSSGSTGSSSGSHDSNGSSSGSTGDSSSSDDGSSGSSSSGFTTDGSSGSSHGSDDSTTSSNESSDDITGSSGSDATTDGSGGTTGSSDGLGVSSSGQGGSDDGSVSSGGGENYPDIDICLFEPRKSAGERKAASKSSSSVKSTATRHGGKERKRINAAARSGHKHGSKTSASRAHRRQHTAHGH; from the exons ATGACGGTGAAGGCTCTAGTCTCGTTAGCCATCGTCGCCTGTTGTG GATTCGTCCACGCCCAGCAG GCGAGCGACTGCGCCAGCATGTGCAGGAGCATCGCACCTCCTGGGTTCCTGATTCCATCGGGGCCTCAGTCAATTTTTG GCTTCGGGCGCGCCGGCCACGCTAAGAAACATGGTGCAGCGCAGCGCTCCTCTGTGCACCACGGAGCGGCCAGCCGCCAGAGCGGGTCGTCCAACAGCGAAGCCTGCGAGAACCTGTGCAAGAGCCTCGAGCAGGGTATGGGCAATGGACGG GAATTCACTTGTCCAACCTTCTGCAATGGTTTCAGCGGGTCTTCTGGGCGATCTGTTCCCTCAGCACGAAGCATACATAAGCATG CCGGTAGCCGCTCGGCTCACGCCCTGAAGAAACACCGCGGCGTACGTTCGGTGATGCCGCTCCCGCTCGCTGCCCAACAATCCCGCCAGCAGCGACAAGACAACGGCGTAACAGAATTCTGCAACGCCGTGTGCCCTACGCTTACG GAGATTTTTTTCCCGGGCTTTCTAATACCAGGCGGATCAGCAGGTGGATCAGGAGGAACAAGTAGCTCAGGTGGTTCCTATGGGTCTGGCGGCTCAGCTGACAGTTCAGGTGGATCAAGTGCAACCACTGGTGGAGCTGATGACTCTACTGGCTCTGCAAATGGCCAAAGTGGCTCTACTGGCGGATCCACGGAATCTTCAGGTTCTGGTGTGACTACTGGCGGTTCAAGCGGATCCTCAGGCGGCTCTGGTGGATCAGAAGACTCTACTGGCAGTTCTACTGGGTCTACTGATGGTTCTA GAGGCTCTACTGGCAGTTCTGCTGGGTATACAGATGGCTCTGGTGCATCTAATGATGGGACGACAGGATCTTCAACTTCTGGCTCGACTACAGGGGGTTCAAGCGGATCTACAGGTAACTCTGATGGATCAGACGACTCTAGCGGTAGTACACATGGTTCAAGTGGGTCTACAGGCAGCTCTGGTGGATCAGATGACTCTACTGGCGGTTCTTCTGGGTCGACAGATGGCTCTGGTGCATCTAATGATGGATCGACCGGGTCTTCAACTTCTGGCTCGACTACAGGGGGTTCAAGCGGATCTACAGGTAGCTCTGGTGGATCAGACGACTCTAGTGGTAGTACACATGGTTCAGGTGGGTCTACAGGCAACTCTGGTGGATCAGACGACTCTACTGGCGGTTCTTCTGGGTCGACAGATGGCTCTGGTGCATCTAATGATGGAACGACCGGATCTTCAAGTTCTGGCTCGACTACAGAAGGTTCAAGTGGATCTACAGGCAGCTCTGGTGGATCAGACGACTCTACTGGCGGTTCTACTGGTTCCAATGGTGGAGCCACTGAATCATCAAGTTCTGGTGGGAGTACAGATGGTTCAAGCGGATCTACAGGCAGCTCCAGTGGATCACATGACTCTAATGGCAGCTCTAGTGGGTCTACAGGTGACTCTAGTTCTTCTGATGATGGATCCAGCGGTTCTTCAAGTTCTGGTTTCACTACAGATGGTTCAAGCGGCAGTTCTCATGGGTCAGATGACTCCACTACTAGTTCTAATGAATCTAGTGATGACATTACAGGATCATCAGGTTCTGATGCAACTACAGATGGTTCAGGTGGAACAACTGGTAGCTCTGACGGATTAGGTGTCTCCAGCAGTGGGCAAGGTGGATCTGATGATGGATCAGTCAGTTCCGGCGGTGGAGAGAATTATCCTGATATCGACATCTGCCTCTTCGAGCCGAGGAAAAGTGCAGGTGAACGCAAAGCAGCATCGAAGTCAAGTTCGTCAGTAAAATCTACAGCAACAAGACatggaggaaaggaaaggaagagaataAATGCGGCTGCCAGATCTGGTCACAAACATGGATCGAAAACTTCAGCTTCCAGAGCACATCGAAGACAACATACAGCACATGGTCACTAA